From one Streptomyces sp. NBC_01478 genomic stretch:
- a CDS encoding N-acetylglucosamine kinase produces the protein MGLTASVLAVDAGNSKTDVAVVAADGEVLATARGGGFRPPVVGIETAVDNVAEAVARAFADAGVSAVEHVSACLANADFPVEEEQLAAALHARGWGTSVEVRNDTFAVLRAGIPEPRGVAVVCGAGINCVGMRPDGRTARFPAIGRISGDWGGGWGLAEEALWHAARAEDGRGGPTALARTLPAYFGLDSMYDLLEALHLEHVAHRRRHELTPVLFATAVDGDPVARSIVDRLAEEVVAMATVALTRLELLDEEAPVLLGGSVLAARHPQLDDGIRELLAARAPKAVATVVTARPVLGAVLLGLDHVGVPAEAHARARGYYEH, from the coding sequence GTGGGCCTGACCGCAAGTGTCCTCGCCGTCGACGCGGGCAACAGCAAGACCGACGTCGCGGTCGTGGCGGCCGACGGAGAGGTCCTCGCCACGGCCCGCGGCGGCGGGTTCCGGCCCCCGGTCGTGGGCATCGAGACGGCCGTGGACAACGTCGCGGAAGCCGTCGCCCGCGCCTTCGCGGACGCGGGGGTGAGCGCGGTCGAGCATGTGTCGGCCTGTCTCGCCAACGCCGACTTCCCCGTGGAGGAGGAGCAGTTGGCCGCCGCGCTGCACGCGCGCGGGTGGGGCACGAGTGTGGAGGTGCGCAACGACACGTTCGCGGTGCTGCGGGCGGGCATCCCCGAGCCGCGCGGCGTCGCCGTCGTGTGCGGGGCGGGCATCAACTGCGTCGGCATGCGGCCCGACGGCCGTACCGCCCGCTTTCCGGCGATCGGCCGTATCTCCGGTGACTGGGGCGGTGGTTGGGGCCTGGCGGAGGAGGCCCTGTGGCACGCGGCCCGCGCGGAGGACGGGCGCGGCGGCCCCACGGCCCTGGCGCGTACGCTCCCGGCGTACTTCGGCCTGGACTCGATGTACGACCTGCTGGAGGCCCTGCATCTCGAACACGTCGCGCACCGTCGCCGGCACGAGTTGACGCCGGTGCTGTTCGCGACGGCGGTGGACGGCGACCCGGTGGCCCGCTCCATCGTCGACCGGTTGGCCGAGGAGGTGGTGGCGATGGCGACGGTCGCGCTGACCCGCCTGGAGCTGCTCGACGAGGAGGCGCCGGTGCTGCTCGGCGGCAGCGTCCTCGCCGCCCGGCATCCCCAACTGGACGACGGTATAAGGGAGTTGCTGGCTGCCCGGGCGCCCAAGGCGGTGGCCACGGTCGTCACCGCGCGGCCGGTCCTCGGCGCCGTCCTGCTGGGCCTGGACCATGTGGGCGTCCCGGCCGAGGCGCATGCGCGGGCCAGGGGGTACTACGAGCACTGA
- a CDS encoding glutamate ABC transporter substrate-binding protein yields the protein MAVVCVLALAFVLLLPLTQSRGEAGADLGVQRTAQGIQAKAAKCQESTVQDQSPPPSDADGSTISAIKERGYLSVGVDQNSYRWGYLNPNSSGELEGFDIDLVHAIAKNIFGSSYSPSQVHLLAIPTDQRVPALQKKRVDMVVRTMTITCGRLDDVAFSAPYFVTGQQVLAPKVSTIKGYNDTLAHKRICSAKDSTAYKALLADKGHKIPATVTILEPVPNQLDCLVKLQLGQTDAVVTDGALAASQAAQDPTVELKGAPFTTEYYGVAMNKSATDLVQRVNRILETYRTSTGADGWHASYTKWLLPTLGENSPSADPPAPHYK from the coding sequence ATGGCGGTCGTCTGCGTCCTCGCGCTCGCCTTCGTCCTGCTGCTGCCGCTCACCCAGTCACGCGGGGAGGCCGGCGCGGACCTCGGCGTACAGCGCACGGCCCAGGGCATCCAGGCCAAGGCCGCAAAGTGCCAGGAGAGCACGGTCCAGGACCAGAGCCCGCCCCCGTCGGACGCCGACGGCAGCACGATCAGCGCCATCAAGGAGCGCGGCTACCTGAGTGTGGGCGTCGACCAGAACAGTTACCGGTGGGGCTACCTCAACCCCAACAGCTCCGGCGAGCTGGAGGGCTTCGACATCGACCTCGTGCACGCCATCGCCAAGAACATCTTCGGCAGCTCCTACAGCCCGAGCCAGGTGCATCTCCTGGCCATCCCGACCGACCAGCGCGTCCCGGCGCTCCAGAAGAAGCGCGTCGACATGGTGGTCCGCACCATGACGATCACCTGCGGCCGGCTCGACGACGTCGCCTTCTCCGCGCCGTACTTCGTCACCGGCCAGCAGGTCCTCGCCCCGAAGGTCTCGACGATCAAGGGCTACAACGACACCCTCGCCCACAAGAGGATCTGCTCGGCGAAGGACTCCACGGCGTACAAGGCTCTGCTCGCGGACAAGGGCCACAAGATCCCCGCCACGGTCACCATCCTGGAGCCCGTCCCGAACCAGCTCGACTGCCTGGTGAAGCTCCAACTCGGCCAGACGGACGCGGTGGTGACCGACGGCGCGCTCGCCGCGAGCCAGGCCGCGCAGGACCCGACGGTGGAGCTGAAGGGCGCCCCCTTCACCACCGAGTACTACGGCGTGGCCATGAACAAGTCCGCCACCGACCTGGTGCAGCGGGTCAACCGAATACTGGAGACCTACCGCACCAGCACCGGCGCCGACGGCTGGCACGCGTCCTACACGAAATGGCTGCTGCCCACCCTGGGCGAGAACTCACCGTCCGCCGACCCGCCCGCCCCGCACTACAAGTGA